Genomic segment of Arachis stenosperma cultivar V10309 chromosome 4, arast.V10309.gnm1.PFL2, whole genome shotgun sequence:
gaaagcaTAAAAAAAGCCCTCTTATATATGTGAAGACGATGCTTTGTTGCTCATCCAAATATTAAGGCAGATGCAAACAAAAATGGCATTTACTCGTGCTATTCATCGATATAGCGCATGCAACTCCTGAACtttcctattttattcatgtacAATGAAGACTTTGACCATGGTTCATCACTTCATCTCCTGTAAGATTGGACAAAAGAAAGAAACCgatcaaattatatattttagaaaagaGTAGTTACAAGCAATTTGGCTTTCACAAACCATTAGAATTTTCAACTTTTTGGTATATGCAAAGAAACTTTACCTGTTTAACTCAAACAAGCTGCACCACAGCAATGACCCTTAGGGCTCCATTTTGGAGAAGATCAGCAAGCTCATCAAATAATAGAGCAGTTCGCCAACCCCATCCTTTAGGAGCTTTAGGTAGAAGAGTGCCTGTTTGTTTAAAGCTTCCAAACACCATTACCTCCCTCTTGGATGGACAAATCAACTGAATGGACCAGGCAGATGGAAAACAAAACCATTAACCAGAATGATAACAGTATCAGGAACGactaaaataatagaaaatcaCAAACCACCACATGATAAAAGCATAGGTTCAGTACCCCAGCATTACCTGGTAGCGAGCAGTCACCTTTTCACGAGAGTCAACATACATGTGCACCTGAAAACACATTTCATAGAAATACGTTAGGTTAGATAGAATTCCAGAAGATTTATAATCAACGACACGTTATATATGGTATACACATTTAAAACAACTAAGAATGTGGCATGCTGATACTAGAACTCCAACTACTGGCAATCAGCACCCAATTTGAGTTTAAATGTACCTGATGGACAGACGTTACTCTATATTATTGAAATAAAGCAATTCATTTTCAGAAACAGAGTATGATTTCCAAAGTCCAAAACTATCTTTTAAATGCTGAAAATCAGTCCTTCTTACCTTTCTATGTATATCAGTTATCTCTGCCTTCCGACGATGAAGAAACAAACCTGCACCAACACTAAACATAAGCTCCCAGATAGAATAAGAATTTACATACTTAATTCACAGTCCAAAGGTGAACATTCAATGCAGTGAGACATTACCCAGTGTACGCCTTCCCTGAGGGTCCTCATCATTAAAAGCCTGTACACTGACCTAAAGATTCAAACAGAAACTCTGTTCATATCAGAACACGTAAACTCAAGCAAGATAATATAGTGATTATTTTTTGCCAACCTTCCATAAAGAACCAGCATAGAACATTTCTGGAGAATGCTTAACCTGACCATCACCGAGTCTGTGCACATCCTCAAATTGGACCCTGTAAACCACAGCAAAAGAAACATTAAATGTatacaaattatttattaaaatgaaAACACCTACACTGACTATGAACCTTTGCCAAATAGCCCTAATGTGATTTCAATTTTGACAATTTAACAGCCTCAAATTTCACTAAGTGGCAAATAAGTATTTAGTTTCAACTTTCAATGTTCAAATTAAAACCAATTGTAGAGAAAGTTTAAGCAAGATAACTGTCAAAATTGAGACAAGGGCACAATTTTGAAAGGGTAAAAACAGGAAGGACAATTTGCATTTTAACCAAACTACTAATCAAAACAAAAAGACCCCTACTATCTCACTCTAACTGCAAGACAGCTTCTGTGATACAAGAAACAACATTGGATATACACCATTAGCATGTTACAGTATGCATTATACATAACCTACATTAAACTAAAACACCTAAAACAACACAACTTAAGGGAAACACAAAGGAGAGGAACAGAGGAGGAACCTTCACAAGCAGGAAATAGATATAAAATCTCATGCACAGGAGGAAGATTGAAAGTTCAATGAAACATAGTGTAGCCAATGTGATTGTGTGTGAATATTAACCACActaaattattaatattgtGAAGTATATTGGCAGTAACAGAGAGGTGTCACCAACTGTGAGAGCTAAGGGCATAAAACGCACAAACCAGTAATAGCAAAATTTACTTTAACAACTCTGGAAAGTTGTAGAGAGGTTGACTCACCCAAAGCGAAAAGGGGGGAAATGGCTTAAAGGCGTTTTCAAATCCAATGATATAGATGAATTATTTGAATTCTCCCATTCTATTCCACCGTTATGTTCTGGTGTCTCTAACATCTGCATAGGAATACCACCAGTACTTGGGCCTCCTGCAGTTCCAGACATTCTGCCTTGCATGTCCATTTCATATCCCCTTTGAGAAAGTTCTCCATGTACATTTATTCCATTAACCCCACCTTGACTTAATCCAACCAAAGCTGTCAATCCATCTCCAGACAGGTCGCCGTTGTGATCAGTTCGCATCTCTGAATCATCATTGGCTGCAGATTGCTGGTAGTTTCTGTTCCCAACACCAAATGGTACACGAGAAAAGACAAATCGTGTAGGAGCAGAAGCAGCTGCTGGAACAAATGTAGTTCCACGACCAATACCTGCAAGCCCATCTATAGCCCCTCTAACATGTACTCGTACAGGTCTAAAGATGCCATTTCCTTCACCTGGAGAAGGCTCGGAAACATATATATTGCCCATGTTCGCATGCATATTATTCTGGTTATGTTCTTGAATGTAAAATCCAGTGGAATTAGCTCCATGTGAAAATGTAAATGGTTGCCGGCAGGTGCAAGCCATACTCATAAGGGAGCAACTTTTGCAGGTATCAGCAGCAATTTCTTGCACCCTCTGACTAAGAAGCATCTaataaaaaccaataaaattaaatttcaaatatattCTGCAACATATGTTGGGTCATTGGTGAAGTCATAGGCAGTGTTTGTTTAAGAGGTGCAATGTAAATGGCAACAAAGAAATACCTGAAGCCAAAGACCATCATTCACAGCTTTGCAAGGGAAACCCAACTCTTCAAGTTGCTTTCTGACATTCAAAAGAGCCTCAAAAGACATGTTGCAGTATAAGAGAGAGCCCCCTTCAAATATGTTAAGAAATGCATCATATTCATCCCCATGATCTGCATAGTTTCTTTTGGAGTGAGCTTCAAGACGTCTTTTGCCAACAACTCTTCCACCCCATGAaaaaaatggtgctccatatcTTCCCCAATCATTGGATGAGACCCCGCTAGAAGAAGAATTTGATGAAAAACGGTTTCTAGATTGATCCCTAACAATCCAACTATTGTTATCCAAATGGAAGCAAGATCCTTCCTCAGATGGCCCTTCCATAGCCACACCATTTGCTCCAGCAACAACAGGCATCTCAACATAGGAACATGATGTTCTGATGCCATCTGTATCAGATAATGAATCACCCATTGATGAAGGCCCTTCCATGTTGCAAGAGTATGTTGGTTTCAGGTTTGATGAGCTTGTATATGAAGCTTCTTCACTTTGTTGATTGGAGTTAGAAGCTGCATTGTTGAAGTCTGGAAGCTCAACTAGAAGATTACGGGCATTAGGATCCTTTATACCACTTTTAAGACTCATTTGCTCTAGATCAGTTTCCAACCTCTTATCAGTGCAGCCGTCAGATACACTCTTCCCCTTAGAGTGATCAGAATCAGAATGGATATCAGTTCCAGACTCAGAACTGGAACTTCCATGTTCAGGATGTTTGGCCTTCCACTGAGCACTCTTTGCAAGGAACACATACAAAGCCAACTCAAACCTTATAATGAAATTTGAGACAAGTGTTACACAAACAACGAAACTCAAGCTGTTAacggaagaaaaggaaaaaaagtaaaagaaaaacaaatagaAGCTCATAAAAACCACCTACCTCTTCTCTTCACTTGGTATCCATAGTTCATCACTGGTCAGTAATGCATGCAATGTTTGAGATGAAAGTTTAGGAAGCACCTGCAACAAACAACCAAATGTCAACTAATCTAACGTACTCCTCATATTCAAAACAAATATACATAACCAAGAACCACAACTAAAGAACGGTAAGCGATATTTAGAAGAATGTGATTTTATCTTCCTACCCAAATTACCTCTTTTAATTCCATGCCCCCACTTTGACAAAGGTAGCCCCAACAAGCATTTCTTACACGCTCCCCATGGATGCCATAGTCCTGGTTCTCGGCAAACACCTAGATTCCAATCATACCCCACATGAATAACTATCCCAGTGATAGTAAAAATCTGAAAGATGTATTACTTGCAATTCACAATGAGGGTAGCATTATGCATGTTTAACCTGGTAAGCCAAGAAATTAGAAGTCCAAAGCTCTGATATAATGAAGTCCGTACATATTGCACACAAATCCTGcacagaattttttttaaacaaaatttaaaatttaaaatgcatGAAATTGATTGGACTAAAGGTCAAAATGATTCTTCAAAGCGTCAACTTGATGGTCAAAAAAATCGGACACCTCAAATTCGTCCTGAAAGATACAAGTATACAACTAACAGTGAATAGAATTGGTCATTTCCGTAAGTTCATGACACGTCACAAAATTGATCTATGCCACCTTCAACGTGTCAGAAGAACCACTTTGATTCGTGGTTGTATCTTTCATTGATCAATTGATCAATCAGAGGCGTCTAACCTCTCGAGAACCAGTACCAAATTGACGCACAACTATTAACCCAGAATTGATTGGTACCTGAAGGTCTAGGAAGGAAGCAGCAGCGAGAACACGAAAAGCATTGTTGTCGTTAAGCTTAGGGTGGTGGCCATAGAGATAAGCCAATGCCATAGTAATGGCCTCTTCGTTAACGTTTTTATCGTCCACGTGCAAAGTCACAACCGGTGCAGATGCTTCCTTCCAAGGTCCATGAAGCATGTTCCTAATTAATCAACAAATAAATAACATTTGCAATCAATTAACAAACCCTAACGGTTCCAATTGATGAGTGAATGAGTAAGAGCGAGTGAGTTGGTTACCGAAAATAGGAGCTTCGGGAGAGGAGGAGGCGGTGGAGGCGGAAGGTGGAGCCGAGGGCGTGGAGGAGGATGTCGGAGAAGGCGCCGGAGTTGAAGCCTTCGGATTGGATGTGATCGCAGAGGGAGGTGAGGTTGCAGTCGAGTGCGCGGTCGCTGTTGCTGCTCTCAGAGTGGTGGTGCGAGTGGGAGGGCCGAATCGTCATTTTCATTTGGGTTGCTCCTCCTCCTGAGACCGGGTACGATCCACTAGGGTCCATGATTTTGTGGTATGAAGAAAAAGGAGATACAGATCGAAATTCAAAGGACATTCATCGTTTTTTCTTTCGTTCGTGTGTGAATGAAACTTCAGAGATGACGAGAGAGGGTcgtaaaatagaaagaaaaagaaaatggttGGAAAAATCAGGATAAAATGAACAGtgactttctcttttttttttttatatgtaatatagcatgtatatactaaaattaatcattaatttaaaaaatattttaaaatataaatatatactaaaaataaattaaattacgtatatatttatatataaatatattgataattaaatttagtgattgattttaatgtacgaataatatttttatttttttattattattatttttttctttcggTCATTAAAGGAAAAAGGTTAAAAcctactttttgttttttttaaggATCTGAATATAGTGAAAAACTATAAATTGGTTTTTTGAAGATCAaaacaaatatattatttttgtagttataatgatttttttatagtaatttttaatattatgtagATGACttctaaattaataaaattataatgaGTGATTTGGAATAGTTCAATTATGCTAATAATTGTAAATATAAATTTAGTGAAAAATATGAATTTGTTTGTGATAAATAcgtatttaataaaattaatttattatatatatatatatatatatatatatatatatatatatatatatatatatatatatatatattgttcgGTAGGTCGCGTACTGGACGGTTCGGGATGGTCTTCGTGTGGATAGATGGTGCGTGATCTGGAGTGGGTCGTATGGGCGAGACGGGGAGCCGACGTTCCGAGCTCTTGAGGAGGGGGTGCCACTTGCAATGACATTCTGACGCTCAAGTTAGTCGAATGTGCAGGCAAAAAAAGGGGTAAGGCAGTGTGTGACGTATCTTGGGGGAAGGGCAGTTCCTTCCCCATTTATACCGTGTCAGATGTGGGCCCTGCAAGGACAGGCCCACCTTCCTCGAAGCTTCATCACAGCTGCAGTGGAGAGCTGTTAAGGACGCGTGTTCGGGTTGCGTAGTGAGTTGCACGTGCCCGACCGTTCGGTTCGGGTCATCAGTGGGTCGGGTTGACCCGCAAGTGGCctgggccaggccgtaacagtgcccccaacgCGCCAGCAATTAGCCACACAGGCTGTTGGTGGCGTGTTATCTACTCGTTCATTGTCGCCAGGTCGGTGGTCCGTGGAGGGAACGCGCCTCTTGTGTGCGTGCTCGTTCGTTGTTGGGACGATCATCCGTCGCCTCGTTCCTCGCGCAGAGCATTAAATGCTCATAATGGGTTGGAAAATCCTGTACGCAAAGACCATTTTGCCCCCAAGCCTTTCGCGCTCCCTTTACGGCAGTTTTAAACAGTTTTGCATTAGTTTTCCTTTTCCAACTCTTGCTTCTCCAATCTCCTCCTTCTGCATTCTCTATTATCCAGAGACTTATTCCAGCATTCCTGCGCGTCcctttctttttcaagtttttcgcAATCAATCCAGGTAATCATCGACCCCTTCTCTCTTCTGCTTCAATGCTTTCTTGCATGTCTACTGTATGTGATTGCTgctttttgtttgattttcgTAGGATAGATACTTTTTTAATGTCAAGTAGGGCGTGTTAGGGGGGTTACCATTCCAGGATAGGCTATTTGGGGTTTATCTTTTAGCCGTGCTTGATCTTATTTGGTGGGTAGGACAAATATACTTTCTGGGTTTTTCCCGGACTCCCGACCCCATAGACTAACGGAGTGGTACCCCCACTGTAGGTATGCCTCGCGTCGTTTCTCGGGCTTTTCCGTCCACTTCGAATTACGACCCCTACTCCTGGGTGACTTCCGATGTGAAGGATTCGCCGAATTTGATGGACGAGGGGGAGTTGACGGAGTTTCGACAAGCCGAATACTTGTGTGGAGGGACAGACGAGGAAGCTAACTACGACATCTTCGTCCCCGCCCCCAACGAACGACTGTATGAAATTAATTTTCGTTCCCCCCGAGTTCCTGATTGGATCTGGTTCTATAAGGCCATGTTTACTCAGGTGGGTGTTCGCAT
This window contains:
- the LOC130974347 gene encoding uncharacterized protein LOC130974347 translates to MSFEFRSVSPFSSYHKIMDPSGSYPVSGGGATQMKMTIRPSHSHHHSESSNSDRALDCNLTSLCDHIQSEGFNSGAFSDILLHALGSTFRLHRLLLSRSSYFRNMLHGPWKEASAPVVTLHVDDKNVNEEAITMALAYLYGHHPKLNDNNAFRVLAAASFLDLQDLCAICTDFIISELWTSNFLAYQVFAENQDYGIHGERVRNACWGYLCQSGGMELKEVLPKLSSQTLHALLTSDELWIPSEEKRFELALYVFLAKSAQWKAKHPEHGSSSSESGTDIHSDSDHSKGKSVSDGCTDKRLETDLEQMSLKSGIKDPNARNLLVELPDFNNAASNSNQQSEEASYTSSSNLKPTYSCNMEGPSSMGDSLSDTDGIRTSCSYVEMPVVAGANGVAMEGPSEEGSCFHLDNNSWIVRDQSRNRFSSNSSSSGVSSNDWGRYGAPFFSWGGRVVGKRRLEAHSKRNYADHGDEYDAFLNIFEGGSLLYCNMSFEALLNVRKQLEELGFPCKAVNDGLWLQMLLSQRVQEIAADTCKSCSLMSMACTCRQPFTFSHGANSTGFYIQEHNQNNMHANMGNIYVSEPSPGEGNGIFRPVRVHVRGAIDGLAGIGRGTTFVPAAASAPTRFVFSRVPFGVGNRNYQQSAANDDSEMRTDHNGDLSGDGLTALVGLSQGGVNGINVHGELSQRGYEMDMQGRMSGTAGGPSTGGIPMQMLETPEHNGGIEWENSNNSSISLDLKTPLSHFPPFRFGVQFEDVHRLGDGQVKHSPEMFYAGSLWKVSVQAFNDEDPQGRRTLGLFLHRRKAEITDIHRKVHMYVDSREKVTARYQLICPSKREVMVFGSFKQTGTLLPKAPKGWGWRTALLFDELADLLQNGALRVIAVVQLV